The following proteins are encoded in a genomic region of Hydra vulgaris chromosome 05, alternate assembly HydraT2T_AEP:
- the LOC136071944 gene encoding recombining binding protein suppressor of hairless-like isoform X1 — translation MEINQCDSFSYHPYDFIGITKDLPHLIFNPGVESSYIYHTVQPENCLYQSVNHITQFEQAPRKLTASNMNRYLKERDHYIVTILHAKVAQKSYGNEKRFFCPPPCVYLSGKGWKKRKEEKGESCQLYPFVFTNIGSPDQPGFQQYDINEKENIAYCSAKSMYISDVDKRKNFIIHSQLIFQDGKNLGIFDSKRIKVISKPSKKKQSSKNTELCISSNSNVALFNRLRSQTVSTRYLHVENDNFIASSLQWGFLSIHLCNDNEPDGEEVTVNEGIVHYGQTVKLVFVKTNLATPMMIIRKVDKQTVVLDADDPVSQLHKVAFYVKGTNRSYLSINQEKVIMFQASPCSKDPKRDVISDAASWTIISADKSTYRFCEGAGPVQSKIAPVPFVSNLHLTGGGDVVTMEVNGEKFTSNLKVWFADVEAETMYRSSETLICLVPDVSLFKDRWKYKQSDFSVPVSLVRDDGVIYPTDCTFTFTPELYFTDEAGLHERISRYVAPTKLL, via the exons gtgTAGAGTCATCTTACATTTATCACACTGTGCAGCCAGAAAACTGTCTTTATCAATCAGTTAATCATATTACCCa aTTTGAGCAAGCTCCTCGAAAGTTAACAGCAAGTAATATGAACAGATATTTAAAAGAGAGAGATCATTACATTGTGACTATTTTGCACGCAAAAGTTGCGCAAAAATCATATGGTAATGagaaaag atttttttgcccACCACCATGCGTATATTTAAGTGGAAAAGGTTGGAAAAAGCGTAAGGAGGAGAAAGGTGAAAGCTGCCAATTATATCCATTTGTTTTTACCAATATTGGATCGCCAGATCAACCAGGTTTTCAACAATATGATATCAATGAAAAA GAAAATATTGCATACTGTTCTGCAAAATCAATGTATATATCTGATGTAGATAAgcgtaaaaattttataatacacTCTCAGCTTATATTTCAAGATGGAAAAAACTTGGGtatttttgattcaaaaagaattaag gttatatcaaaaccttcaaaaaagaaacagtCATCTAAAAATACTGAAT tatGCATATCTTCAAATTCAAATGTTGCATTATTTAATCGTTTGCGTTCACAAACTGTAAGTACACGCTACCTTCATGTTGAGAATGATAATTTTATAGCAAGCAGTTTGCAATGGGGTTTTTTGTCAATTCATTTAT GTAATGATAATGAACCTGATGGAGAAGAAGTCACTGTTAATGAAGGCATTGTGCATTATGGACAAACAGTCAAACTAGTTTTTGTGAAAACTAATCTTGCTACCCCAATGATG ATTATACGCAAAGTTGACAAACAAACTGTTGTACTTGATGCTGATGATCCTGTTTCACAATTACACAAGGTTGCATTTTATGTAAAAGGTACCAATCGAAGTTATTTGAgtataaatcaagaaaaagttATAATGTTTCAG GCATCGCCGTGTTCCAAAGACCCAAAAAGAGATGTCATATCAGATGCTGCATCATGGACAATTATCAGTGCAG ATAAAAGTACTTACAGGTTTTGTGAGGGAGCTGGTCCAGTTCAAAGCAAAATTGCTCCAGTTCCATTTGTTTCTAATTTGCAT TTAACTGGAGGGGGTGATGTTGTTACAATGGAGGTCAATGGTGAGAAATTTACTTCAAACTTAAAAGTTTGGTTTGCTGATGTTGAGGCTGAAACTATGTAtag aAGTAGCGAAACACTCATTTGTCTAGTGCCTGATGTTTCCTTGTTTAAAGATCGATGGAAATATAAGCAATCGGATTTTAGTGTGCCTGTTTCTTTAGTAAGAGATGACGGCGTAATATATCCTACGGATTGTACGTTCACGTTTACTCCTGAACTTTATTTTACCGATGAAGCTGGTTTACATGAAAGAATATCTCGCTATGTTGCTCCCACTAAACTGCTTTAA
- the LOC136071944 gene encoding recombining binding protein suppressor of hairless-like isoform X2 — protein MKDLRRRSHDKFTPYHLPQCVESSYIYHTVQPENCLYQSVNHITQFEQAPRKLTASNMNRYLKERDHYIVTILHAKVAQKSYGNEKRFFCPPPCVYLSGKGWKKRKEEKGESCQLYPFVFTNIGSPDQPGFQQYDINEKENIAYCSAKSMYISDVDKRKNFIIHSQLIFQDGKNLGIFDSKRIKVISKPSKKKQSSKNTELCISSNSNVALFNRLRSQTVSTRYLHVENDNFIASSLQWGFLSIHLCNDNEPDGEEVTVNEGIVHYGQTVKLVFVKTNLATPMMIIRKVDKQTVVLDADDPVSQLHKVAFYVKGTNRSYLSINQEKVIMFQASPCSKDPKRDVISDAASWTIISADKSTYRFCEGAGPVQSKIAPVPFVSNLHLTGGGDVVTMEVNGEKFTSNLKVWFADVEAETMYRSSETLICLVPDVSLFKDRWKYKQSDFSVPVSLVRDDGVIYPTDCTFTFTPELYFTDEAGLHERISRYVAPTKLL, from the exons ATGAAGGACTTAAGAAGAAGAAGTCATGATAAATTTACTCCATATCATCTGCCACAAT gtgTAGAGTCATCTTACATTTATCACACTGTGCAGCCAGAAAACTGTCTTTATCAATCAGTTAATCATATTACCCa aTTTGAGCAAGCTCCTCGAAAGTTAACAGCAAGTAATATGAACAGATATTTAAAAGAGAGAGATCATTACATTGTGACTATTTTGCACGCAAAAGTTGCGCAAAAATCATATGGTAATGagaaaag atttttttgcccACCACCATGCGTATATTTAAGTGGAAAAGGTTGGAAAAAGCGTAAGGAGGAGAAAGGTGAAAGCTGCCAATTATATCCATTTGTTTTTACCAATATTGGATCGCCAGATCAACCAGGTTTTCAACAATATGATATCAATGAAAAA GAAAATATTGCATACTGTTCTGCAAAATCAATGTATATATCTGATGTAGATAAgcgtaaaaattttataatacacTCTCAGCTTATATTTCAAGATGGAAAAAACTTGGGtatttttgattcaaaaagaattaag gttatatcaaaaccttcaaaaaagaaacagtCATCTAAAAATACTGAAT tatGCATATCTTCAAATTCAAATGTTGCATTATTTAATCGTTTGCGTTCACAAACTGTAAGTACACGCTACCTTCATGTTGAGAATGATAATTTTATAGCAAGCAGTTTGCAATGGGGTTTTTTGTCAATTCATTTAT GTAATGATAATGAACCTGATGGAGAAGAAGTCACTGTTAATGAAGGCATTGTGCATTATGGACAAACAGTCAAACTAGTTTTTGTGAAAACTAATCTTGCTACCCCAATGATG ATTATACGCAAAGTTGACAAACAAACTGTTGTACTTGATGCTGATGATCCTGTTTCACAATTACACAAGGTTGCATTTTATGTAAAAGGTACCAATCGAAGTTATTTGAgtataaatcaagaaaaagttATAATGTTTCAG GCATCGCCGTGTTCCAAAGACCCAAAAAGAGATGTCATATCAGATGCTGCATCATGGACAATTATCAGTGCAG ATAAAAGTACTTACAGGTTTTGTGAGGGAGCTGGTCCAGTTCAAAGCAAAATTGCTCCAGTTCCATTTGTTTCTAATTTGCAT TTAACTGGAGGGGGTGATGTTGTTACAATGGAGGTCAATGGTGAGAAATTTACTTCAAACTTAAAAGTTTGGTTTGCTGATGTTGAGGCTGAAACTATGTAtag aAGTAGCGAAACACTCATTTGTCTAGTGCCTGATGTTTCCTTGTTTAAAGATCGATGGAAATATAAGCAATCGGATTTTAGTGTGCCTGTTTCTTTAGTAAGAGATGACGGCGTAATATATCCTACGGATTGTACGTTCACGTTTACTCCTGAACTTTATTTTACCGATGAAGCTGGTTTACATGAAAGAATATCTCGCTATGTTGCTCCCACTAAACTGCTTTAA